The Delphinus delphis chromosome 2, mDelDel1.2, whole genome shotgun sequence genome segment TCAACTCTACCAATTTATGTGCACGTTTCTCTTCCACTATGAGCAGACCAGTTGTACTGCACATTTGTCTGGCTTTCTGTAGCCTTCTACTTCTCGGCTTTGCCACACAATGTCTGGCCTTCCCCAATGTGGAAAGAAGGGAGATAGCACCTGTTCATGAAGAAAAAGGGCAGTCTGAGAGGCTGAACACAGATGACCTAGAAAATAACTCCATTACTTCAAAGTACACTCTGGTCTCTGAAGAACCAATGATAGTGTTAGCAGGACCATCAACAATGTCATTAAGTAAAGTATTCCCTAGTAACAAAGAAACCCCTCCTATAGGAGCTGGGCTCACGCAGCCTGATAGCCCTGGCGTTTACACTGCTACTGAGCCAGTGATCTCAGCAGGGGAAGAAGTGTTTGGTTCCAGCCAGCCAGAGAGAATGTCTCCCGAAAGCGGACTTTCCAAGGCCATGTTAATGAACCCTATCACTCCAACTGCTTCTCTGAATATTGATGAGAAGGAGGAATCCTCCCGTAGTACCATCATTCAGCCCATTGTGGAAGGGACCACCGAAGCAACACAAGGTTTTCTGCACTATGTGGATGATCAATTGTTTGCAACTGAAAATCAGGCAGGAGTTAGTCTGGGACATTCACCTTTATCCTATGTGAATGCTAAAGAGATGCTAACCACCCGTCCAAGGACTGAGAAATTTGAAGCAGACCCAGAGCATAAGACAACTTCTTTTCCTGGTGCTGAGCCCACAGCAGGCGCTGAGCCTTCCCAGATGACAGCTGATAATACCCAGGCTACTGCCACCAAGCACTGGCTCGCAACCTCCGAGTCCACCCTGAGTGTTGAGCCAGAAACTGACAGCCTGCTGGGAGCCCCAGAAGTCACAGTGAGTGTCACCATAGCTGTTCCAGCTGTCTCCGTCGTAAGTGTTGAGTGGGATGACACCAAATTAGAGAGTGTAAGCCAGATAAAGACCCCAAAGCTTGGAGACAATACAGAGACTCAGGTGAGAAAGGAAACATCTCAGACAACCCAAGCAACCAGTAATGGTATGGAAGGCATGAAAGGGAGCGAAACTTTGACAGAGGCTGCAGATGTGGCTCTGAAGCTGCCTGAAGGGGAAGCACACAGGGGAACAGCCCTGCTAATAGCACGTGGGGATGAGAGGTCATCTGCCTTCACCGATCAAAGTTCCTTTACTCCCACAAGTCCAGTGGAAGGTATGAAAGTCTCTGTGGAAAACCTGGTCCAAAATACTGCAGACTTCATGGAATCCACCAAGGAGAACAATGCCATGCTGTTCGTAGAGACCACTGTTTCCATCTCAGAATATGAGTCTGAGGCATATCAGCCATTGGGAAATACATTtaaaggtaaaagaaagaaagaaaaaaaaggaaaaaagctttgTTTAACTTGGaatgtttctgtttggttttattattttttaattgacatatagttgacaCATAACGTtgtaatgttttatgttttttttaaagtgacaatTTAGAAGTAAGTTATCTAAGttttaatgaaaagcaaaagtaaataaataaaaaatacatttttcataaaaattacatCCAAATATAACCCCTGCATATAGACCTGTGGTATTCAAATGGGAATAATTTGCGTCATGCCTTGTGCCCACCCCCGTGCCAATCATTTGGCAatgtttggaaacattttttccagttttattgaaatgtaattgacatatggcactgtgtaagtttaagttgtGTGGCATAATGATTTGACCTATATAcaacatgaaatgattatcacaataaatttagtgaacttCCATcaactcatatagatacaaaattaaagaaatagaaaaacatttttttttcttgtaatgagaactcttaggatttactctcttaactttcatatataacatatggcagtgttaattatatttaccaTATTGTACAtcactagtacttatttatcttacacctggaggtttgtaccttttgactgccttcatccagtttCTCCTCCCCCTATCCCCTGCctctagtaaccacaaatctgatctctttttctatgagtgtgtttgtttttgaaatataattggcctaaaacactgtgttagttcctagTTAGTTagttgcacaacatagtgattcggtatttctatacattacaaaatgatcaccgtgataagtctagttaccagctgtcaccatacaaagatcttacatatttattgactatattccccacactgtacatttcatacctgtgactcatttattttgcacctggaagtttgtaccgcTTCATCTCCATTACCTATTTCTTGAGACATTTTTGGTCATCACAGTAGAGAGCATCTAGGGGGTAGAGGCcaagatgctgctaaacatcctacagtgcacagcaACCAAGATATATCtgagccaaaaaatatatatgtgtgtgtatatatatatctgagaaACCCTGATgtagattaatattttttaaaccttttattatgaaaatgtgtatatttacaggaaaatgtgaaaaaattagCTATATGTTTAAATGATATACTCAACAATGTTGGATACTTATTTATACATTGTTGTAAAAAGTACTCACATTCCTGATATTTCTTACCAAAAAGCCTtaggtaaatatttatttcatagtaTTAACCATATGAGTTCTCTGACTTTGTTTTCCTAAAAAGAAATTCTTCTagaaataagggggaaaaaataccaGTACAGATAAATCCTCTCTGCTGGCTTGATTCTGCACTTTCTACTTCCTCGTGGCTTCTACATCTGTGAATGCTATGAGCTGACAATCCTTGCATTTGTTGCTGAAGgatgatgtttttcttttattgtgtgtaGTTGGTCAGATAACAGAATAGGGAGGGAAAGACTTAGTGTAATGTGCATATGCTCATTCCAAATTGTTTTGGAATATGTACAGCTGTTACTCCAGCTAATGGAAAATATCAAATTAATAATATGTTTTAGAAAGTGT includes the following:
- the ARMH4 gene encoding armadillo-like helical domain-containing protein 4 isoform X2, which translates into the protein MSRPVVLHICLAFCSLLLLGFATQCLAFPNVERREIAPVHEEKGQSERLNTDDLENNSITSKYTLVSEEPMIVLAGPSTMSLSKVFPSNKETPPIGAGLTQPDSPGVYTATEPVISAGEEVFGSSQPERMSPESGLSKAMLMNPITPTASLNIDEKEESSRSTIIQPIVEGTTEATQGFLHYVDDQLFATENQAGVSLGHSPLSYVNAKEMLTTRPRTEKFEADPEHKTTSFPGAEPTAGAEPSQMTADNTQATATKHWLATSESTLSVEPETDSLLGAPEVTVSVTIAVPAVSVVSVEWDDTKLESVSQIKTPKLGDNTETQVRKETSQTTQATSNGMEGMKGSETLTEAADVALKLPEGEAHRGTALLIARGDERSSAFTDQSSFTPTSPVEGMKVSVENLVQNTADFMESTKENNAMLFVETTVSISEYESEAYQPLGNTFKGIITQEMTTAVQEAEATLSSVMQEQQVSTLEVTREDVETEGGKELPSATADAPGVTQLSRRWEPLATVVSTTPVPLSFEITPAVEDLMDTVTGPNEELFTPIVGSPVTPPGMMEEAPSTSPALADPEASSERTAAPSISYVNTAASYGLDQLESEEGEEDEDEEDEEDKDADSLDETLAGDTELPGFTLPGITSQEPGLEQGNVVSLEGATYQVPDTIEWEQQSQGLGWLYVWDAGARGGWDSWSLVHLGSALQH
- the ARMH4 gene encoding armadillo-like helical domain-containing protein 4 isoform X3 codes for the protein MSRPVVLHICLAFCSLLLLGFATQCLAFPNVERREIAPVHEEKGQSERLNTDDLENNSITSKYTLVSEEPMIVLAGPSTMSLSKVFPSNKETPPIGAGLTQPDSPGVYTATEPVISAGEEVFGSSQPERMSPESGLSKAMLMNPITPTASLNIDEKEESSRSTIIQPIVEGTTEATQGFLHYVDDQLFATENQAGVSLGHSPLSYVNAKEMLTTRPRTEKFEADPEHKTTSFPGAEPTAGAEPSQMTADNTQATATKHWLATSESTLSVEPETDSLLGAPEVTVSVTIAVPAVSVVSVEWDDTKLESVSQIKTPKLGDNTETQVRKETSQTTQATSNGMEGMKGSETLTEAADVALKLPEGEAHRGTALLIARGDERSSAFTDQSSFTPTSPVEGMKVSVENLVQNTADFMESTKENNAMLFVETTVSISEYESEAYQPLGNTFKGIITQEMTTAVQEAEATLSSVMQEQQVSTLEVTREDVETEGGKELPSATADAPGVTQLSRRWEPLATVVSTTPVPLSFEITPAVEDLMDTVTGPNEELFTPIVGSPVTPPGMMEEAPSTSPALADPEASSERTAAPSISYVNTAASYGLDQLESEVRGPLTVVASPIVEYRLQTRRLSGHGSRAQLLCGMWDPPRPGHEPVSPASAGGLSTTAPPGKPYL
- the ARMH4 gene encoding armadillo-like helical domain-containing protein 4 isoform X4 translates to MSRPVVLHICLAFCSLLLLGFATQCLAFPNVERREIAPVHEEKGQSERLNTDDLENNSITSKYTLVSEEPMIVLAGPSTMSLSKVFPSNKETPPIGAGLTQPDSPGVYTATEPVISAGEEVFGSSQPERMSPESGLSKAMLMNPITPTASLNIDEKEESSRSTIIQPIVEGTTEATQGFLHYVDDQLFATENQAGVSLGHSPLSYVNAKEMLTTRPRTEKFEADPEHKTTSFPGAEPTAGAEPSQMTADNTQATATKHWLATSESTLSVEPETDSLLGAPEVTVSVTIAVPAVSVVSVEWDDTKLESVSQIKTPKLGDNTETQVRKETSQTTQATSNGMEGMKGSETLTEAADVALKLPEGEAHRGTALLIARGDERSSAFTDQSSFTPTSPVEGMKVSVENLVQNTADFMESTKENNAMLFVETTVSISEYESEAYQPLGNTFKGIITQEMTTAVQEAEATLSSVMQEQQVSTLEVTREDVETEGGKELPSATADAPGVTQLSRRWEPLATVVSTTPVPLSFEITPAVEDLMDTVTGPNEELFTPIVGSPVTPPGMMEEAPSTSPALADPEASSERTAAPSISYVNTAASYGLDQLESEDSFAI
- the ARMH4 gene encoding armadillo-like helical domain-containing protein 4 isoform X1, whose amino-acid sequence is MSRPVVLHICLAFCSLLLLGFATQCLAFPNVERREIAPVHEEKGQSERLNTDDLENNSITSKYTLVSEEPMIVLAGPSTMSLSKVFPSNKETPPIGAGLTQPDSPGVYTATEPVISAGEEVFGSSQPERMSPESGLSKAMLMNPITPTASLNIDEKEESSRSTIIQPIVEGTTEATQGFLHYVDDQLFATENQAGVSLGHSPLSYVNAKEMLTTRPRTEKFEADPEHKTTSFPGAEPTAGAEPSQMTADNTQATATKHWLATSESTLSVEPETDSLLGAPEVTVSVTIAVPAVSVVSVEWDDTKLESVSQIKTPKLGDNTETQVRKETSQTTQATSNGMEGMKGSETLTEAADVALKLPEGEAHRGTALLIARGDERSSAFTDQSSFTPTSPVEGMKVSVENLVQNTADFMESTKENNAMLFVETTVSISEYESEAYQPLGNTFKGIITQEMTTAVQEAEATLSSVMQEQQVSTLEVTREDVETEGGKELPSATADAPGVTQLSRRWEPLATVVSTTPVPLSFEITPAVEDLMDTVTGPNEELFTPIVGSPVTPPGMMEEAPSTSPALADPEASSERTAAPSISYVNTAASYGLDQLESEEGEEDEDEEDEEDKDADSLDETLAGDTELPGFTLPGITSQEPGLEQGNVVSLEGATYQVPDTIEWEQQSQGLVRSWMEKLKDKAGYMSGMLVPVGVGIAGALFILGALYSIKVMNRRRRNGFKRHKRKQREFNSMQDRVMLLADSSEDEF